A region of Sphingomonas crusticola DNA encodes the following proteins:
- the ung gene encoding uracil-DNA glycosylase: MGEIRLHPSWLEPLKGEFDDPYMQALRSFLLREKQAGKRIFPKPADWFRALDLTPLEDVRVVILGQDPYHGEGQAHGLCFSVQPGVRTPPSLVNIYKEMERDLGIPPARHGFLEHWARQGVLLLNAVLTVQMSMAASHQGRGWERFTDAIIRLVNARPEPVVFMLWGNYAQKKAAFVDSIDKGGRHLVLKAAHPSPLSAHSGFFGCNHFSKANAFLTAHGRQPIDWQLPAPG; this comes from the coding sequence ATGGGCGAGATCAGGCTGCATCCAAGCTGGCTCGAACCGCTGAAGGGCGAGTTTGACGATCCCTACATGCAGGCCCTGCGCAGCTTCCTGCTGCGCGAGAAGCAGGCGGGCAAGCGCATCTTCCCGAAACCCGCCGACTGGTTCCGCGCGCTCGATCTGACCCCGCTGGAGGACGTGCGCGTCGTCATCCTCGGCCAGGATCCCTATCACGGCGAAGGCCAGGCGCATGGCCTGTGCTTCTCGGTCCAGCCGGGGGTCCGCACGCCGCCGAGCCTCGTCAACATCTACAAGGAAATGGAACGCGACCTCGGCATCCCGCCCGCGCGCCACGGCTTCCTCGAACATTGGGCCAGGCAGGGCGTGCTGCTGCTCAACGCGGTGCTGACCGTGCAGATGAGCATGGCCGCATCGCATCAAGGCCGCGGCTGGGAACGCTTCACCGACGCCATCATCCGCCTGGTCAATGCGCGGCCCGAGCCGGTCGTGTTCATGCTGTGGGGCAATTACGCGCAGAAGAAGGCGGCGTTCGTGGACAGTATCGACAAGGGCGGGCGCCACCTCGTGCTCAAGGCCGCCCACCCCTCGCCCTTGTCCGCGCATAGCGGCTTCTTCGGCTGCAACCATTTCTCGAAGGCGAATGCCTTCCTCACGGCCCATGGCCGGCAGCCGATCGACTGGCAGCTGCCCGCGCCGGGTTAG
- the hemC gene encoding hydroxymethylbilane synthase gives MTRTLRLGTRGSPLALWQANMVAAALRAAHDWNEAAIEIVPIRTTGDRVQDRALADIGGKALWTKELDRALLAGDIDFAVHSMKDVETIRPAEIVIAAMPPRADTRDRLIGADSIAALPQNARVGTSSPRRAAQIRRARPDAQILLFRGNVDTRLRKLAEGEADATLLAAAGLDRLGRGDIGTPLDFLPAPAQGAVGVEARAGDAATRALLAAIDDAATSRCVLAERALLAALGADCRSPVAALACVEGDAILLRAEILSEDGALWESGEARFAIADAAGPAALARTLLDRAPPPLRALFAA, from the coding sequence ATGACACGCACCCTTCGTCTCGGCACGCGCGGCTCGCCGCTTGCTTTGTGGCAGGCGAATATGGTCGCGGCTGCCCTGCGCGCCGCGCACGATTGGAACGAAGCCGCGATCGAGATCGTGCCGATCCGCACCACCGGGGATCGGGTGCAGGATCGCGCGCTGGCGGACATTGGCGGCAAGGCGCTGTGGACCAAGGAGCTCGACCGCGCCCTGCTCGCCGGCGACATCGATTTCGCGGTCCACTCTATGAAGGATGTCGAGACGATCCGTCCCGCCGAGATCGTTATCGCCGCGATGCCGCCGCGCGCCGACACGCGCGACCGGCTGATCGGGGCGGACAGCATCGCCGCGCTTCCCCAAAACGCGCGCGTCGGCACCTCGTCGCCGCGCCGGGCCGCCCAGATCCGCCGCGCCCGCCCGGACGCACAGATCCTCTTGTTCCGCGGCAACGTCGACACCCGCCTGCGCAAGCTGGCCGAGGGCGAGGCCGACGCCACTCTGCTGGCCGCCGCCGGTCTCGACCGGCTCGGCCGCGGCGATATCGGCACGCCGCTCGACTTCCTCCCCGCGCCTGCTCAGGGGGCGGTGGGCGTCGAGGCGCGGGCGGGCGATGCCGCGACGCGGGCGTTGCTCGCCGCGATCGACGATGCCGCGACCAGCCGCTGCGTGCTGGCCGAGCGCGCCTTGCTTGCCGCATTGGGCGCCGATTGCCGCTCCCCCGTCGCCGCGCTGGCCTGCGTCGAGGGCGACGCGATCCTGCTCCGCGCCGAAATATTGAGCGAAGATGGCGCCCTGTGGGAAAGCGGGGAGGCTCGCTTCGCCATCGCCGACGCCGCCGGGCCGGCTGCATTGGCCCGCACCCTGCTCGATCGCGCGCCGCCGCCGCTGCGCGCTTTGTTCGCCGCATGA
- a CDS encoding MucR family transcriptional regulator — MATDNQELITLTADIVAAHVSNNSVPTAEVGSLIQSVYTALQQVGTGAPEPQAEKPKGAVSARASVKPDYLVSMIDGKQYKMLRRHISQHGYTPETYREAFGLARDYPMVASNYAEQRRALAHKIGLGRKPRTGGAKPGRKPKATV, encoded by the coding sequence GTGGCGACTGACAATCAGGAATTGATTACCCTCACGGCCGACATTGTTGCAGCTCACGTCAGCAACAACAGCGTTCCCACCGCCGAAGTGGGTAGCCTGATCCAGAGCGTTTATACTGCGCTCCAGCAGGTCGGCACCGGCGCCCCCGAGCCGCAGGCTGAAAAGCCCAAGGGCGCAGTTTCCGCCCGCGCATCGGTCAAGCCCGATTATCTCGTGAGCATGATCGACGGGAAGCAGTATAAGATGCTTCGCCGCCACATCTCGCAGCATGGCTACACCCCGGAAACCTATCGCGAAGCCTTTGGCCTTGCGCGCGATTATCCGATGGTCGCGTCCAATTATGCCGAGCAGCGCCGCGCGCTGGCGCACAAGATCGGGCTCGGCCGCAAGCCGCGCACGGGTGGCGCCAAGCCCGGCCGCAAGCCGAAGGCCACGGTCTAA
- a CDS encoding DedA family protein codes for MSLTERILAPIAAWIIAVISAGGYAGIAFLMAIESACIPLPSEIIMPFSGYLVSTGRFNLYLVATAGAIGCNLGSIVAYEVGKHGGRAFVARWGRYVLLNMDHLDQAERFFARWGSITVLVCRLLPFVRSFIAFPAGVARMPLLRFHIYTFIGSWPWCFALAWVGMKLGAAWATDPRLSHILHGADAAVVAALAAGIVWFVWREIKKRKAR; via the coding sequence ATGTCCCTCACCGAACGCATTCTCGCCCCCATCGCCGCCTGGATCATCGCCGTGATCTCCGCCGGCGGCTATGCCGGCATCGCCTTCCTGATGGCGATCGAGAGCGCCTGTATCCCGCTCCCGTCCGAGATCATCATGCCCTTCTCGGGGTATCTGGTCTCGACCGGCCGCTTCAATCTGTATCTGGTCGCGACCGCCGGCGCGATCGGCTGCAATCTCGGCTCGATTGTCGCCTACGAGGTCGGCAAGCATGGCGGCCGCGCCTTCGTCGCGCGCTGGGGCCGCTACGTGCTGCTCAACATGGACCATCTCGACCAGGCGGAGCGCTTCTTCGCCCGCTGGGGCAGCATCACCGTGCTGGTGTGTCGCCTGCTGCCGTTCGTGCGCTCCTTCATCGCCTTTCCCGCCGGCGTCGCCCGCATGCCGCTGCTCCGCTTTCACATCTATACCTTCATCGGCTCGTGGCCGTGGTGCTTCGCGCTGGCGTGGGTCGGCATGAAGCTGGGCGCCGCCTGGGCGACCGATCCGCGCCTGTCGCACATCCTCCACGGCGCCGATGCCGCCGTCGTCGCCGCTCTCGCCGCCGGCATTGTCTGGTTCGTGTGGCGCGAAATCAAGAAGCGTAAGGCGCGCTAG
- a CDS encoding TlpA family protein disulfide reductase — protein MPCRAEFILFEQYTPLRAKYGFTVIAIETGGAEANKAMREVANMVHFPVVLGDRAHADAYPIIDNGVPTNYVIDRAGVVRYAKAGAFELDELEKVIVPLLNQPAPADAPAAAPAR, from the coding sequence GTGCCATGCCGCGCCGAATTCATCCTGTTCGAGCAATATACGCCATTACGCGCGAAATATGGCTTCACCGTCATCGCGATCGAGACCGGCGGTGCCGAAGCGAACAAGGCGATGCGCGAGGTCGCCAATATGGTGCATTTCCCCGTGGTGTTGGGTGATCGTGCGCATGCCGACGCCTATCCGATCATCGATAACGGCGTCCCGACCAACTATGTGATCGATCGCGCCGGCGTGGTGCGCTACGCCAAGGCCGGGGCCTTCGAACTGGACGAACTGGAAAAGGTCATCGTCCCGCTGCTCAACCAGCCCGCCCCTGCCGACGCCCCCGCGGCCGCACCGGCCCGGTAA
- the hslU gene encoding ATP-dependent protease ATPase subunit HslU, whose amino-acid sequence MNDALTPKAIVAALNEHIIGQDDAKRAVAVAMRNRWRRQKLAPELRDEVSPKNILMIGPTGCGKTEISRRLAKLADAPFVKVEATKFTEVGYVGRDVEQIARDLVEEAIRLEKERRRAAVKDKAEEAAMARLVDALVGKDASEATRASFRQRFQDGHLDDREIEIEVEDSGNGTMEIPGVPGQVSMLNLSEIMGKLGGGRMKKRKLPVRSAWTKLVEEEADKRLDQEDVARVALADAEANGIVFLDEIDKIAVSDVRGGSVSREGVQRDLLPLIEGTTVATKYGPMKTDHILFIASGAFHVAKPSDLLPELQGRLPIRVELKPLTEQDFVRILSDTRASLTTQYRALLGTEQVELTFTEDGIAAIARTAAQVNDSVENIGARRLQTMMEKLLEDVSFHAEDRGGTTLTIDGAYVDSQLAAVARDTDLSKYVL is encoded by the coding sequence ATGAACGACGCACTTACCCCCAAGGCCATTGTTGCTGCGCTCAACGAGCACATTATCGGCCAGGACGACGCCAAGCGCGCGGTCGCGGTCGCGATGCGCAACCGCTGGCGCCGGCAGAAACTCGCGCCGGAACTGCGCGACGAGGTCAGCCCCAAGAACATCCTCATGATCGGGCCCACCGGCTGCGGCAAGACCGAGATCAGCCGCCGCCTCGCCAAGCTTGCCGATGCCCCGTTCGTGAAGGTCGAAGCGACCAAGTTCACCGAGGTCGGCTATGTCGGCCGCGACGTCGAGCAGATCGCCCGCGACCTCGTTGAGGAAGCGATCCGGCTCGAGAAGGAACGCCGCCGCGCCGCGGTGAAGGACAAGGCCGAGGAAGCGGCGATGGCCCGCCTGGTCGACGCCTTGGTTGGCAAGGACGCCTCGGAAGCGACCCGCGCGTCGTTCCGGCAGCGCTTCCAGGACGGCCATCTCGACGACAGGGAAATCGAGATCGAGGTTGAGGATAGCGGCAACGGCACGATGGAGATTCCCGGCGTGCCCGGCCAGGTCAGCATGCTCAATCTGTCCGAGATCATGGGCAAATTGGGCGGCGGTCGCATGAAGAAGCGCAAGCTGCCGGTGCGCTCCGCCTGGACCAAATTGGTCGAGGAAGAAGCCGACAAGCGCCTCGATCAGGAGGACGTCGCTCGGGTGGCGCTGGCGGACGCCGAAGCCAACGGCATCGTCTTCCTCGACGAGATCGACAAGATCGCGGTCAGCGACGTGCGCGGCGGATCGGTCAGCCGCGAAGGCGTGCAGCGCGATCTGCTGCCGCTGATCGAGGGCACGACGGTCGCGACCAAATATGGGCCGATGAAGACCGACCATATCCTGTTCATCGCGTCGGGCGCGTTCCACGTCGCCAAGCCAAGCGATCTGCTGCCCGAGCTGCAGGGTCGCCTGCCGATCCGGGTCGAGCTGAAGCCGCTGACCGAACAGGATTTCGTGCGCATCCTGTCGGATACGCGCGCCAGCCTGACCACCCAATATCGTGCACTGCTCGGCACCGAGCAGGTCGAACTGACCTTCACCGAAGACGGCATCGCCGCGATCGCGCGGACCGCCGCCCAGGTGAATGACAGCGTCGAGAATATCGGCGCCCGCCGCTTGCAGACGATGATGGAGAAGCTGCTCGAGGATGTGAGCTTTCACGCCGAGGATCGCGGCGGCACCACGCTCACGATCGACGGGGCCTATGTGGATTCGCAGCTGGCGGCGGTCGCGCGCGACACCGACCTCAGCAAATATGTCCTGTAG
- a CDS encoding multidrug effflux MFS transporter, which translates to MPTQIDPKPASQGAGPGMAFGLFVALIASLMAVTPLGIDSMLPALPEIGRSLNIATENHQQWVIAIYVFGFGAAQIVYGPLSDSYGRKPILVVSLLLFSTMSIIAGLSQSFEALLAARLFQGIAGASGRVLTVSIVRDCFSGRQMARVMSISFMIFLAVPIMAPSIGQLIMLLGSWRLIFFFLAGFAGVVVIISGFLMHETLHPEYRRPLSARAIGQGIAQTLRERTALGYMLAMTLIFGSLMGFINSVQQIFADIFHAPKWFPAVFAGVGLSMAVSAFINSRIVERFGTRKVSHTALLGLIGVSAVHVVVAMTRHETMLSFAILQWATMFCFGLIGSNFGSMAMENVGEIAGTASSVQGFVSTCGGALLGLAIGQAFNGTVVPLALGFFLLGLAALGVVLITERGKLFRAHHAARATEPALH; encoded by the coding sequence ATGCCCACACAAATCGATCCAAAACCCGCGTCCCAGGGCGCCGGGCCCGGCATGGCGTTCGGGCTGTTCGTCGCGCTGATCGCATCGCTGATGGCGGTCACCCCGCTCGGTATCGATTCGATGTTGCCGGCGCTGCCCGAGATCGGGCGTTCGCTCAATATCGCCACCGAAAATCACCAACAATGGGTGATCGCGATTTACGTGTTCGGTTTCGGTGCAGCGCAGATCGTCTACGGGCCGCTGTCGGACAGCTATGGGCGCAAGCCGATCCTCGTCGTCAGCCTGCTGCTGTTCAGCACGATGAGCATCATCGCCGGCCTGTCCCAAAGCTTCGAGGCATTGTTGGCGGCGCGCCTGTTCCAGGGCATTGCCGGCGCGTCGGGGCGCGTCTTGACGGTGTCGATCGTGCGCGATTGCTTCTCCGGACGCCAGATGGCGCGGGTCATGTCGATCTCCTTCATGATCTTCCTGGCGGTGCCGATCATGGCGCCGAGCATCGGCCAGTTGATCATGCTGCTCGGCAGCTGGCGGCTGATCTTCTTCTTCCTGGCGGGTTTCGCCGGCGTGGTCGTGATCATCTCGGGCTTTCTGATGCACGAGACATTGCATCCCGAATATCGGCGGCCCTTGTCGGCACGCGCGATCGGGCAGGGAATCGCGCAGACGCTGCGCGAGCGGACCGCTTTGGGCTACATGCTCGCGATGACGCTCATCTTCGGGTCGCTGATGGGCTTCATCAATTCCGTCCAGCAGATCTTCGCCGACATTTTCCATGCGCCGAAATGGTTTCCGGCGGTGTTCGCGGGCGTAGGCCTGTCGATGGCGGTGTCGGCCTTCATCAACTCGCGCATCGTCGAGCGTTTCGGCACGCGCAAGGTCTCGCACACGGCGCTGCTGGGCCTGATCGGGGTCAGCGCCGTCCATGTCGTCGTTGCGATGACCCGGCACGAGACCATGCTGAGCTTCGCGATCCTGCAATGGGCCACGATGTTCTGCTTCGGCCTGATCGGTTCGAACTTCGGATCTATGGCGATGGAGAATGTCGGCGAGATCGCCGGTACCGCGTCGTCGGTCCAGGGCTTCGTCTCGACTTGCGGCGGCGCCCTGCTGGGACTGGCGATCGGCCAGGCTTTCAACGGCACCGTCGTGCCTTTGGCGCTGGGCTTCTTCCTGCTCGGGCTGGCCGCACTGGGGGTAGTGCTAATCACGGAGCGCGGCAAGCTGTTCCGGGCGCATCATGCGGCGCGGGCGACGGAGCCGGCCTTACACTAA
- a CDS encoding 2'-5' RNA ligase family protein, translating into MPRSASSPQLAVHNLFFAIQPPKDIRLRLAKATALLPVGGKPVGADRLHISTLNLVHEGALPEGLREEAAEAVTDMEASPFPVMFDRLAGGATSIVLLPGEPLDHLRLFRERLGLRLIRAGMDVRLERRFRPHITLLYGNELTFETEIDPIVWTVEDFVLIDSFVGQTKHVEVGRWPLRA; encoded by the coding sequence ATGCCCCGATCGGCTTCGTCGCCGCAGCTTGCGGTGCACAATCTGTTCTTTGCAATTCAGCCGCCGAAAGACATTCGCCTGCGTCTGGCCAAGGCGACCGCATTGCTGCCTGTGGGTGGCAAACCGGTGGGTGCCGATCGGCTGCACATCAGTACTTTGAACCTGGTGCACGAAGGCGCCTTGCCGGAGGGTTTGCGGGAAGAAGCCGCGGAGGCTGTCACAGATATGGAGGCAAGCCCGTTCCCGGTCATGTTCGATCGGCTGGCCGGCGGGGCCACATCGATCGTACTGTTGCCGGGCGAGCCGCTCGATCACCTTCGCCTGTTTCGCGAACGGCTCGGCCTTCGACTGATCCGGGCGGGCATGGATGTCCGGCTGGAGCGGCGCTTCCGGCCGCACATCACATTGCTTTACGGCAACGAACTGACGTTCGAGACGGAGATCGACCCGATCGTCTGGACCGTGGAGGATTTCGTGCTGATCGATAGCTTCGTGGGGCAGACGAAGCATGTCGAGGTGGGGCGTTGGCCGTTGCGGGCCTAG
- the hslV gene encoding ATP-dependent protease subunit HslV, producing MSEDKIGWHGTTILSVRKNGKVIVAGDGQVSLGNTVIKPNARKVRRLGNGEVIGGFAGATADAFTLFERLERKLEQHRGQLLRAAVELAKDWRTDKYLRNLEAMMIVADKEVTLILTGNGDVLEPEAGVAAIGSGGNYALAAARALVDYEDDAETIARKAMQIASEVCVFTNGNLTIETLDSAT from the coding sequence ATGAGCGAAGACAAGATCGGCTGGCATGGAACGACAATCCTGTCGGTGAGAAAGAATGGTAAGGTGATCGTGGCTGGCGACGGCCAGGTCAGCCTCGGCAATACGGTGATCAAGCCCAATGCGCGCAAGGTGCGTAGGCTGGGCAATGGCGAGGTGATCGGCGGTTTCGCCGGCGCCACCGCCGATGCTTTCACCCTGTTCGAACGGCTCGAGCGCAAGCTGGAACAGCATCGCGGTCAATTGCTGCGGGCGGCGGTCGAACTCGCCAAGGATTGGCGCACGGACAAATATCTCCGCAACCTCGAAGCCATGATGATCGTCGCCGACAAGGAAGTTACTTTGATCCTAACCGGTAATGGCGATGTGCTTGAGCCCGAAGCAGGCGTCGCCGCGATCGGATCGGGCGGCAATTATGCGCTCGCCGCGGCCCGCGCGCTGGTCGATTACGAAGACGATGCGGAAACGATCGCGCGCAAGGCGATGCAGATCGCAAGCGAGGTCTGTGTCTTCACTAATGGCAACCTGACGATCGAGACGCTGGACAGCGCGACCTAA